In Acidobacteriota bacterium, one genomic interval encodes:
- a CDS encoding Trm112 family protein: MAPLESWLLELLVCPTCKTKVTPTTDGSALRCPACRVRYPIEDGIPQMVPEAAVPEEGGAETGTSP, from the coding sequence ATGGCACCGCTCGAGTCCTGGCTGCTCGAACTGCTCGTTTGCCCGACCTGCAAGACCAAGGTCACGCCGACGACCGACGGCTCCGCGCTCCGCTGCCCGGCCTGCCGGGTCCGCTATCCGATCGAAGACGGGATCCCTCAGATGGTGCCGGAGGCGGCCGTTCCGGAAGAAGGGGGTGCGGAGACGGGGACCTCGCCGTGA
- a CDS encoding D-glycero-beta-D-manno-heptose-7-phosphate kinase, whose product MTPGRSGGGLPDWSGRRVVVVGEAIVDRYWYGQVERISPEAPVPVVRVGEREIRPGGAANVAANLAALGLGATLVTALGRDEAGRTLARELAGRGVGIAGPDLPDGRPTPVKTRVIARHQQVVRLDEEQVDPVPDAAAEALRDAALAALDGASALIVSDYGKGLLDGRNLPELLRAARASGIPAVVDPKLRNVQHYGGALVITPNLAEATRAAALDPGEPDAAERAGRRLLERLDVEAVLVTLGEKGMLLVRRGAPPVAIPARAREVFDVTGAGDTVAAVLGAALAAGLDLEAGARLANAAAAIAVGRLGTAAVGADELRAVLEEQT is encoded by the coding sequence GTGACGCCCGGCCGGTCCGGCGGGGGACTCCCCGACTGGTCGGGCCGGCGGGTCGTCGTGGTGGGGGAGGCGATCGTCGACCGCTACTGGTACGGGCAAGTCGAGCGGATCAGCCCCGAGGCGCCGGTCCCCGTCGTTCGGGTGGGTGAGAGGGAGATCCGTCCGGGGGGCGCCGCCAACGTCGCCGCGAACCTCGCCGCGCTCGGTCTCGGAGCGACGCTCGTCACCGCGCTCGGTCGCGACGAGGCGGGCCGGACGCTCGCCCGCGAGCTGGCCGGGCGGGGAGTCGGGATCGCGGGACCGGATCTGCCGGACGGGCGGCCGACCCCGGTGAAGACCAGGGTGATCGCCCGCCACCAGCAGGTGGTCCGGCTCGACGAGGAACAGGTCGACCCGGTCCCGGACGCCGCGGCGGAGGCGCTACGGGACGCGGCGCTGGCCGCGCTCGACGGGGCGTCGGCTCTGATCGTGTCCGATTACGGCAAGGGGCTGCTCGACGGGCGGAACCTCCCCGAGCTGCTCCGGGCCGCGCGCGCGAGCGGCATCCCGGCCGTCGTCGACCCGAAGCTGCGCAACGTCCAGCACTACGGGGGGGCGCTGGTGATCACGCCCAACCTGGCCGAGGCGACCCGCGCGGCGGCGCTCGACCCCGGCGAGCCGGACGCCGCGGAGCGCGCGGGCCGGCGGCTGCTGGAGCGGCTCGATGTGGAGGCGGTCCTGGTCACGCTGGGGGAGAAAGGGATGCTCCTCGTCCGGCGCGGTGCCCCGCCGGTGGCGATTCCGGCGAGGGCCCGGGAGGTCTTCGATGTCACCGGCGCGGGCGACACCGTCGCCGCCGTGCTCGGCGCGGCGCTGGCGGCGGGTTTGGACCTCGAGGCGGGAGCGCGCCTGGCGAACGCCGCGGCGGCGATCGCCGTGGGCCGGCTGGGTACCGCAGCGGTCGGCGCGGACGAGCTGAGAGCGGTCCTGGAGGAGCAGACGTGA